A genomic segment from Gammaproteobacteria bacterium encodes:
- a CDS encoding response regulator transcription factor produces the protein MTQRVLIVEDEHDLINLLAINFNQAGFVTEQSQDGTQGLALALSGQFDLIILDIMLPGVDGMEICRQVRLTDQQTPIMMLTARDTETDRVMGLEIGADDYLTKPFGVRELMARVRALLRRSSIELVKEQQRNLSVGSVTIMPASHKVMMGDKAVPLTSTEFDLLYFLASHPGQVFSRAQLLDSVWGYNHLGYEHTVNSHINRLRAKLESDPGQPQYVHTVWGVGYKFEQLI, from the coding sequence ATGACCCAACGAGTACTGATTGTTGAAGACGAACATGATCTGATTAATTTATTGGCGATCAATTTTAATCAGGCTGGTTTTGTGACCGAGCAAAGCCAGGATGGTACTCAAGGGCTTGCACTGGCCTTGTCGGGTCAATTTGACTTAATTATTTTAGACATTATGTTGCCAGGCGTTGATGGCATGGAAATTTGTCGTCAAGTTCGGTTAACTGACCAGCAAACACCTATTATGATGTTAACGGCGCGCGACACCGAAACTGACAGGGTAATGGGGCTAGAAATCGGCGCTGACGATTATTTAACTAAACCGTTCGGGGTGCGAGAACTTATGGCGCGGGTGCGCGCGTTATTGAGGCGTTCGAGTATTGAGTTGGTTAAAGAGCAACAGCGTAATTTAAGTGTTGGGTCGGTGACTATTATGCCAGCAAGTCATAAAGTGATGATGGGAGATAAAGCGGTGCCTCTGACCTCAACCGAGTTTGATTTGCTGTATTTTTTAGCCAGCCATCCTGGTCAGGTTTTTAGTCGGGCCCAGTTACTTGATTCTGTGTGGGGTTATAATCACCTAGGGTATGAGCACACCGTTAACTCACACATTAACCGGCTACGGGCCAAATTAGAATCAGACCCTGGGCAACCACAATATGTCCATACCGTGTGGGGTGTGGGTTATAAATTTGAACAACTTATTTAA
- a CDS encoding HAMP domain-containing histidine kinase: MNITSSLATRIIGLFIALMVIILLLFAWFISQSTVHNQQVTTQALHQELAKNMIKENQLFTKGKIDPVVLDHVFHSMMLLGPAFEIYVVDLSGNILAFSAPEGKVKRRKVDVIPLKQFIDKQSINKPSVGKQVIGQKVSWPLLGDDPRHLLRTKIFSAALIYQNQNQLGYLYVIIGSELQDNLDQNLLGSKIATQTGAIFIGALLFALLASIIIVLAITKPLRALNSKVVSYHKNQGWRQGALLDPSPNVMPPAPGNEVAQLNHVINQMAVTINEQFEQLATIDLQRKELLSYISHDLRTPLASLTGYLETWQQQQAKPVAQRASEQDHYIDIALKNAKTLSSLVEQVFELAHLETGSVELDREPVAVAELAQDIIESFKLRAQTAQVTLTVSPRDSSIQVDADIAKLERVLGNLVANAIRHTPPDGQIEITFESIELEHQPRILIRVSDTGAGIPKDALPRVFEAHFRAANAQDGTSQNAGLGLAIVKELLALHQTNITVSSIERQGTTFSFSLPQYLI; encoded by the coding sequence ATGAACATAACCAGCTCATTAGCGACGCGGATTATTGGGCTATTTATCGCGTTAATGGTAATAATTTTACTGTTGTTTGCGTGGTTTATTAGCCAATCAACCGTTCATAATCAACAGGTGACAACCCAGGCGCTACACCAAGAACTGGCTAAAAACATGATTAAGGAAAATCAATTATTTACCAAGGGCAAGATTGATCCCGTGGTGTTAGATCACGTATTTCATTCAATGATGTTGCTCGGGCCTGCTTTTGAGATATATGTAGTCGATCTTAGCGGCAATATTTTGGCATTTTCGGCCCCAGAAGGTAAAGTAAAACGACGCAAGGTTGATGTGATACCGCTTAAACAATTTATTGATAAACAGTCTATAAACAAGCCGTCTGTTGGCAAACAAGTCATTGGCCAAAAGGTAAGCTGGCCGTTACTTGGTGATGATCCGCGCCATCTTCTGCGCACTAAAATATTTTCAGCAGCGCTAATTTATCAAAACCAAAATCAACTCGGTTATCTCTACGTCATTATTGGCTCTGAGCTGCAAGATAACCTCGATCAAAACCTCTTAGGCAGCAAGATAGCAACCCAAACCGGCGCGATTTTTATCGGCGCGCTACTATTTGCTTTATTGGCCAGTATTATCATTGTGTTAGCGATAACGAAACCATTAAGAGCCCTTAACTCAAAGGTCGTCTCTTATCATAAAAATCAAGGCTGGCGCCAAGGCGCACTGTTAGATCCTAGCCCCAATGTAATGCCCCCAGCGCCGGGTAATGAAGTCGCGCAGCTAAACCATGTCATTAATCAAATGGCCGTTACTATTAACGAGCAATTTGAACAGTTAGCCACCATAGATCTGCAGCGCAAAGAACTATTGTCCTATATTTCTCATGATTTGCGCACGCCACTGGCTTCACTGACCGGTTATTTGGAAACTTGGCAGCAGCAACAAGCCAAACCTGTGGCCCAGCGAGCCAGCGAACAGGACCATTATATTGATATCGCATTGAAAAATGCCAAAACGTTAAGCAGTTTAGTGGAACAGGTTTTTGAATTAGCCCATTTGGAAACGGGCAGTGTTGAGCTTGATCGCGAACCAGTCGCTGTGGCTGAACTAGCACAAGATATTATTGAGTCCTTTAAGCTGCGAGCGCAAACGGCTCAGGTGACACTAACCGTTTCACCACGAGATTCGAGCATTCAGGTTGACGCTGATATCGCAAAACTTGAGCGGGTGTTAGGTAATTTAGTCGCCAACGCTATTCGCCATACACCGCCCGATGGCCAAATAGAGATAACCTTTGAGTCAATTGAGCTGGAGCACCAGCCACGAATATTAATCAGGGTGTCAGACACCGGAGCGGGCATTCCAAAAGACGCATTGCCGCGGGTATTTGAGGCGCATTTTCGCGCGGCCAACGCCCAAGATGGCACGAGCCAGAATGCCGGCTTAGGATTGGCAATCGTCAAAGAGTTGTTAGCGCTGCATCAAACCAATATCACGGTATCGAGCATTGAACGTCAAGGCACGACCTTTAGCTTTTCATTGCCGCAGTATCTGATTTAG
- a CDS encoding xanthine/uracil/vitamin C permease, with amino-acid sequence MLVNQRKEGAEQPYWPAGPFKIRLPFIHYRWEIPEMIQGFFMFVVGLAMIPLLETYLGMPYEAALAFTFIAGVGYILPSLLGVPLVPGWITPAIPVVLLYLKGFEPGPEAIKALFALQIEVSLIFLFLGVTRLGSKLVDFIPNSLKSGVIIGAGMAALMGELKFGGRIDATPISLIVGSIISAYVLFSLSFKNVVAQNSLAKKIANFGMVPGMIIAMVIGWVVGEYPLPDVKWGITEPDFSLMWQYLVFSVGFPDWDVFLLAIPTALIAYVIAFGDIIVGFTLVKRVDHIRTDEAIEENVDRVHLVTAIRNAIHAFFAPWPGLAGPLWTAAHATVAERYAMGRTSMDSIYSGGGTFWISGLLALFALPLVTIFKPVLPIALSLTLILTAYICIMVGMEQLKNSTERGVAGIVAVTLAMPDPKSTVYAVVIGLVLYFFIERPTLLGKHNAQEDVIFDDEAASKLATADSDKA; translated from the coding sequence ATGTTAGTTAATCAGCGTAAAGAAGGCGCCGAACAGCCATACTGGCCGGCCGGACCATTCAAAATTAGATTGCCATTTATTCACTACCGCTGGGAAATTCCCGAAATGATTCAGGGATTTTTCATGTTTGTGGTCGGGTTGGCGATGATCCCACTGCTCGAAACTTATCTGGGCATGCCTTACGAAGCGGCACTTGCTTTCACCTTTATTGCCGGTGTTGGTTATATATTACCTTCGTTATTGGGGGTGCCGCTGGTGCCTGGCTGGATAACGCCTGCTATCCCGGTCGTGTTACTTTATCTTAAAGGTTTTGAACCCGGGCCCGAAGCGATTAAAGCGTTGTTTGCATTGCAAATTGAAGTGTCACTGATTTTCTTATTTTTAGGGGTGACTCGATTAGGCTCTAAATTGGTCGATTTCATTCCTAATTCACTAAAATCTGGCGTTATTATTGGTGCTGGCATGGCTGCATTGATGGGAGAGTTAAAATTTGGTGGCCGGATTGATGCCACCCCAATTTCATTAATTGTTGGCTCGATTATCTCTGCTTATGTGCTGTTTTCGTTGTCCTTTAAGAATGTGGTTGCCCAAAATAGCTTAGCCAAGAAAATTGCCAACTTTGGCATGGTCCCAGGCATGATCATTGCGATGGTCATCGGCTGGGTCGTCGGTGAATATCCATTACCAGATGTTAAGTGGGGCATCACCGAACCTGATTTTTCATTAATGTGGCAGTATTTGGTCTTTAGTGTCGGCTTTCCTGATTGGGACGTATTTTTACTGGCTATTCCAACGGCGCTGATTGCTTATGTGATCGCCTTTGGTGACATTATTGTTGGTTTCACTTTGGTCAAACGGGTCGACCATATTCGGACCGATGAAGCCATTGAAGAGAATGTCGATCGTGTTCATTTAGTGACCGCTATCCGTAATGCAATTCATGCATTCTTTGCTCCTTGGCCTGGACTTGCTGGGCCGTTATGGACCGCTGCTCACGCGACTGTTGCCGAACGTTATGCAATGGGGCGCACGTCAATGGACTCTATTTATAGCGGCGGTGGAACATTCTGGATTAGTGGGCTATTGGCTTTATTTGCCTTGCCATTAGTGACGATATTTAAACCGGTATTGCCGATAGCGTTGTCTTTAACGCTTATTTTAACCGCTTACATTTGTATCATGGTGGGCATGGAGCAGCTCAAAAATTCAACTGAGCGTGGCGTCGCCGGCATTGTGGCGGTGACCTTGGCAATGCCAGATCCTAAATCAACGGTTTACGCGGTCGTTATTGGCTTAGTGCTGTATTTCTTCATTGAACGCCCAACATTACTGGGTAAGCACAATGCTCAAGAAGATGTCATTTTTGACGATGAAGCCGCGAGCAAGCTGGCAACTGCTGACTCAGACAAAGCATAA
- a CDS encoding acyl-CoA synthetase, giving the protein MTKHNIFDQYLEPNPANYVALNPISFLERSAFVYPDKIATINGDIRRSWKQVYQRCCRFASALQQRGISKGDTVSIIAPNISEHFEAHFAVPMCGAVLNSINTRLDAQAIAFILVHAETKVLITDREFSPVVNKALRMLEHKPLVIDIDDPNFNEGDFIGALTYDQLLLEGTSDFSPVNPENEWDAITLNYTSGTTGDPKGVVYHYRGAYLNAVSNVMSWGMSEHPVYLWTLPMFHCNGWCFPWSIAATAGTSVSLRHVKTELIYELINTENVGYFCGAPIVLNMLNGATQALKDSISHEVKVMTAGAPPPASVIEGMEASGFKVTHVYGLTETYGPSVICAWHDKWNTQSAEQQARLKSRQGVRSPMLEQLMVADPETLKPVPQDGNSIGEIFMRGNVVMKGYLKNPSTTDSAFAGGWLHSGDLAVWHSDGYIEIKDRSKDVIISGGENISSVEVEDILYRHPKIQEVAVVAKKDDKWGETPCAFITLIPGEDLSEQEVFDFCRINMARFKAPKSVFFGELPKTSTGKIQKFLLRELAND; this is encoded by the coding sequence ATGACTAAACATAATATATTTGATCAATATCTAGAACCTAATCCGGCTAACTATGTCGCGTTAAATCCCATTTCATTTTTAGAGCGGTCGGCATTTGTTTACCCCGATAAAATCGCCACCATTAATGGGGATATTCGCCGTAGTTGGAAGCAGGTATATCAGCGATGTTGCCGTTTTGCTAGTGCGCTGCAACAACGTGGTATTAGCAAAGGAGATACGGTTTCAATTATTGCGCCCAATATTAGTGAGCACTTTGAAGCACATTTTGCAGTGCCGATGTGCGGCGCCGTATTAAATTCGATTAATACTCGGCTTGATGCCCAAGCCATTGCATTTATTTTAGTGCATGCCGAAACCAAGGTGCTGATAACCGATCGTGAATTTAGCCCGGTGGTAAATAAGGCGTTGCGGATGCTCGAACATAAACCGCTGGTGATCGACATTGATGATCCCAATTTTAACGAGGGAGATTTTATTGGCGCCTTAACTTACGATCAATTATTGCTCGAAGGCACTAGTGATTTTAGTCCGGTTAATCCTGAAAATGAGTGGGACGCTATTACGCTTAATTATACCTCTGGCACGACTGGCGATCCAAAAGGGGTGGTTTATCATTACCGCGGCGCTTATTTAAATGCCGTGAGCAATGTGATGTCATGGGGCATGAGTGAGCACCCGGTGTATTTATGGACCTTGCCGATGTTTCATTGCAATGGTTGGTGTTTTCCGTGGTCTATAGCAGCAACCGCCGGTACCAGTGTCAGCCTGCGGCATGTTAAAACCGAATTAATTTATGAGTTAATAAACACCGAAAACGTCGGCTATTTCTGCGGCGCGCCGATTGTACTTAATATGCTCAATGGCGCAACTCAAGCGTTAAAGGACAGTATTAGCCATGAGGTTAAGGTAATGACTGCTGGCGCGCCACCACCGGCATCAGTCATTGAAGGGATGGAGGCGTCAGGGTTTAAAGTAACGCATGTTTACGGCTTAACGGAAACCTATGGTCCGTCGGTTATTTGTGCTTGGCATGACAAATGGAACACTCAAAGTGCCGAGCAGCAGGCCAGGCTAAAGTCACGTCAAGGTGTCCGTTCGCCGATGTTAGAACAGTTAATGGTTGCTGATCCCGAGACTTTAAAGCCAGTACCGCAAGACGGCAACAGCATCGGCGAAATATTCATGCGCGGAAATGTAGTGATGAAAGGATATCTAAAAAACCCTTCCACCACTGACAGTGCGTTTGCTGGTGGCTGGTTACATTCAGGTGACTTAGCGGTATGGCATAGTGACGGTTACATTGAAATTAAAGACCGCTCTAAAGATGTCATTATCTCGGGCGGTGAAAATATCTCGAGTGTTGAAGTCGAAGACATTTTGTATCGTCATCCTAAAATACAGGAGGTTGCGGTCGTGGCTAAAAAAGATGATAAATGGGGGGAAACGCCATGCGCTTTTATTACGTTAATCCCCGGTGAAGATTTGTCCGAACAAGAGGTCTTTGATTTTTGCCGCATTAACATGGCGCGTTTTAAAGCGCCTAAATCCGTGTTTTTTGGTGAGTTACCAAAAACATCGACCGGTAAAATTCAAAAGTTTTTATTACGAGAGCTCGCCAATGATTAA
- a CDS encoding cache domain-containing protein, whose translation MKLLIKMEFGFLQHKLSRIFFSAIASILLVLFIVVYWYSVPLINKEVYHSELNASRLALNNVYDLANQMGLNLTAYRQEALAGHQRNLVTAIELTVAYIDNIVAQGRQDNLTEQAALEKAYQGLRKFKYGKENYIWIANAQAIILSHPDPQFHQLDASNLTDSQGDLVIPTVIKQVLTEGDGFYRYPWQRLGEQGEGEKLSYMRYLPQWNIFVGTGIYIDDIEQEVSLRRAQAINELRQTIEQIVIAKTGYLFIFDQQGNMLIHPNANINDTNALTLKDPLTNQSILQELIDVADTENELIYQWDRPTDPDNYSHNKLSLVRYLEGLGWYICSSVYVDELQRSGEVLSQRILIIGLSALVFAIVLAFVFSKWITRPISRLAAVAKLVSQGDLTLTSGITRTDELGVLANAFDDMVGQLRTNISDLDSKVAIRTQALAKTNSQLHQVMEQSLQAQQQLHQAQRINAVGQLAGGLAHDFNNILTIIIGNLLLAQQRFDIDPTVNKHLKPAIKAARRGSDITNRLLAFSRRQSLCPKSIEVNKLVAETVELLASSLPSTITLQTEFSREDLALYIDDSQLQNCLINLVLNAKDAMGKAGEITIQIRQRQVINQVDGDFQPWDQNVIGGSYVEFNILDNGRGFSAEGIITAFEPFFTSKPVGQGSGLGLSMVFGFIKQSQGYIKLGNRAEGGAIVSFLLPLLASPLLLADSSNNQKPQIKADFSDQLILLVEDNDDVRAVVREQLLSFGFNVIEAQDSDEAEQLIASVSGIDAMVSDISMPGAKNGFELANLIKQSSENTRVVLMSGYAYDEKTNEQDPKISILRKPFSGEELRAALEKQ comes from the coding sequence ATGAAGTTATTGATAAAAATGGAGTTTGGATTTTTGCAACATAAGCTATCGCGTATTTTCTTTTCTGCCATTGCCTCAATTTTGTTGGTGTTGTTTATTGTGGTGTATTGGTATTCAGTGCCATTAATCAATAAAGAGGTCTATCACAGTGAATTAAACGCCAGTCGGCTCGCCTTAAATAATGTGTACGATTTGGCCAATCAAATGGGTCTTAACCTAACAGCTTATCGACAAGAGGCGCTGGCGGGTCATCAACGAAACTTGGTTACTGCTATCGAGTTAACGGTTGCCTACATTGACAATATTGTTGCCCAAGGCCGCCAAGATAATTTAACCGAACAAGCAGCGCTTGAGAAAGCCTATCAAGGGCTACGAAAGTTTAAATACGGCAAAGAGAATTACATTTGGATTGCTAACGCTCAAGCGATTATTTTATCTCACCCCGATCCCCAATTTCATCAGCTTGACGCGTCAAACTTAACCGATAGTCAGGGCGATCTCGTGATCCCAACCGTGATTAAGCAAGTACTCACCGAGGGAGACGGCTTTTACCGTTATCCATGGCAACGCTTAGGTGAGCAGGGCGAGGGTGAAAAGCTGTCTTATATGCGCTATTTACCCCAATGGAATATTTTTGTCGGCACCGGCATTTATATTGACGATATTGAACAAGAAGTTAGCTTGCGCCGGGCTCAGGCTATTAATGAATTACGCCAGACCATCGAACAAATAGTGATTGCCAAAACGGGCTATTTATTTATTTTTGATCAGCAAGGCAATATGTTGATCCACCCCAATGCCAACATTAACGACACCAATGCGTTAACGCTTAAAGATCCGCTAACGAATCAGTCGATACTGCAAGAGTTAATTGATGTCGCCGACACGGAAAATGAACTGATTTATCAGTGGGATCGACCAACCGATCCAGACAACTATAGCCATAATAAACTGTCGTTAGTTCGCTATTTAGAAGGGTTGGGTTGGTATATCTGCTCTTCCGTGTATGTCGATGAACTACAACGTAGTGGTGAAGTGTTAAGTCAACGAATTTTAATCATCGGTTTAAGCGCCTTAGTTTTTGCGATTGTACTCGCCTTTGTGTTTTCTAAATGGATCACCCGGCCAATCAGTCGGCTAGCCGCGGTGGCAAAGCTAGTCAGTCAGGGCGACTTAACGCTGACGAGTGGCATAACCAGAACAGATGAACTTGGTGTATTAGCGAATGCCTTTGACGACATGGTGGGTCAGTTGCGCACCAATATCAGCGATCTTGACTCTAAAGTCGCCATTAGGACTCAAGCATTGGCCAAAACTAATAGTCAGCTGCATCAGGTAATGGAGCAAAGCTTGCAGGCGCAGCAACAGCTGCATCAAGCACAACGAATCAATGCCGTTGGCCAATTAGCGGGTGGTTTGGCGCATGATTTCAATAATATATTAACCATTATCATTGGCAATTTACTGCTGGCACAACAACGTTTCGACATTGATCCAACAGTTAATAAGCACCTTAAACCTGCCATTAAGGCAGCGCGGCGCGGCAGTGACATAACCAATCGTTTATTGGCATTCTCGCGCCGTCAGTCTCTTTGCCCTAAATCGATTGAAGTGAACAAGCTGGTGGCCGAAACGGTTGAGTTATTGGCAAGTTCATTGCCTAGCACTATCACGCTTCAAACTGAGTTTAGCCGGGAAGACTTAGCCCTGTATATTGATGACAGTCAATTACAAAACTGTTTAATAAACTTAGTGTTAAATGCTAAAGATGCGATGGGCAAGGCTGGTGAAATTACAATACAGATTAGGCAAAGACAAGTCATCAACCAAGTCGATGGCGATTTCCAACCTTGGGATCAAAACGTAATTGGCGGCAGTTATGTCGAATTTAATATTTTAGATAACGGCCGTGGTTTTTCTGCTGAGGGCATTATCACCGCATTTGAGCCCTTTTTTACCAGCAAACCTGTGGGGCAGGGATCGGGTCTCGGTTTGAGCATGGTGTTTGGTTTTATTAAACAATCTCAAGGTTATATTAAACTGGGTAACCGAGCTGAGGGCGGCGCTATTGTGTCGTTTTTATTGCCATTGCTTGCTAGCCCCCTGTTATTAGCTGACAGTTCAAACAATCAGAAACCACAAATTAAGGCTGATTTTAGCGACCAATTAATTTTATTAGTTGAAGACAATGATGACGTCAGAGCCGTGGTGCGAGAACAGCTACTGTCTTTTGGTTTTAACGTCATCGAGGCGCAAGACAGTGATGAGGCCGAGCAACTGATTGCCAGTGTCAGTGGTATTGATGCGATGGTGTCAGATATCAGCATGCCAGGCGCGAAGAATGGCTTTGAACTGGCAAACTTAATCAAGCAAAGCTCAGAAAACACTAGGGTTGTGTTAATGAGTGGCTATGCTTATGATGAAAAAACTAACGAACAAGATCCTAAAATAAGCATCTTACGTAAGCCTTTTAGCGGGGAAGAGTTAAGAGCCGCATTAGAAAAACAATAA
- a CDS encoding response regulator transcription factor produces the protein MKTRPLIYVIDDETDICNLVCEALERYNFDTRSFNTGTEALSAINNACPSLCIIDLGLPDMDGLTLVKELFDDKKIGVIILSGRNSLPDKVLGLELGADDYLGKPFDPRELVARVKSIIRRLEVSKAEQVTSDKIASFGRWTFEPSTLTLSELSGHSQMLSAAEAQMLMIFLNAPQQILSRERLLSDDVSSFDRSIDVRMSRLRKKIEQDDTNARIIKTVYGAGYLFTLDVQWR, from the coding sequence GTGAAAACTAGACCATTAATTTACGTCATTGACGACGAAACCGACATTTGCAACCTAGTTTGTGAAGCACTCGAACGTTACAATTTTGATACTCGATCATTCAATACTGGCACCGAGGCCTTAAGCGCGATCAACAATGCTTGTCCTTCTTTGTGTATTATCGATTTAGGTTTACCTGATATGGACGGTCTAACGCTTGTCAAAGAGTTGTTTGACGATAAAAAAATAGGTGTAATCATCTTGTCAGGGCGCAACAGCCTGCCCGATAAGGTGTTAGGTTTAGAGCTTGGTGCCGATGATTATCTTGGTAAGCCATTTGACCCCCGCGAATTAGTGGCGCGGGTTAAAAGTATTATTCGTCGCCTTGAAGTCAGTAAGGCTGAGCAGGTAACCAGCGACAAAATTGCAAGCTTTGGTCGTTGGACCTTTGAACCCTCAACGCTGACCTTGAGCGAGCTCAGTGGCCATTCTCAGATGTTAAGCGCCGCAGAGGCACAAATGTTAATGATTTTTCTAAATGCACCTCAGCAAATATTATCGCGAGAACGTTTATTGAGTGACGATGTGAGCTCGTTCGACCGCAGCATTGATGTGCGGATGTCGCGGCTAAGAAAAAAGATAGAACAAGATGATACCAACGCCCGAATTATCAAAACTGTTTATGGCGCTGGTTATCTATTTACCCTTGATGTGCAATGGCGCTAG
- a CDS encoding response regulator, with product MNERSVLIVEDDSRIANILAKTIGKIDNFEVVGIAASASQAIDLLDCFSPELVFLDISLTDSSGLDVIKHIRQASNGVNISIVMLTAAKDVEIIQKAISYGVFDYILKPIAFSRLDQTLQRYLEYCNRLDSNDAFEQEDLDLLFHSSDKTPAKPPSAPKGIDTITLDKVRQVFKHNANTPYTAEAMSECIGTSRTTARRYLEFLLSSNEVVADIEYGTVGRPERHYVLS from the coding sequence ATGAATGAACGCAGTGTATTAATAGTTGAAGATGATAGCCGCATAGCGAATATTTTAGCTAAAACCATCGGTAAAATTGATAATTTTGAGGTGGTTGGCATTGCAGCCTCCGCCAGTCAGGCAATAGATTTGTTAGATTGCTTTTCCCCCGAATTAGTCTTTTTAGACATTAGTTTGACCGACAGCAGTGGTCTTGACGTCATAAAGCACATTCGCCAAGCAAGCAATGGTGTCAATATCAGTATTGTGATGTTAACGGCGGCCAAAGATGTCGAGATAATTCAAAAAGCGATTTCTTACGGGGTATTTGATTACATTTTAAAACCAATCGCTTTTAGCCGACTTGATCAAACACTGCAACGTTATCTCGAGTATTGTAACCGACTCGACAGCAATGATGCCTTTGAACAAGAAGATCTCGATTTATTATTTCATAGCTCAGACAAGACACCCGCCAAGCCGCCAAGCGCGCCAAAAGGCATCGACACTATTACATTGGATAAAGTACGCCAGGTCTTTAAACACAACGCCAATACACCTTACACTGCTGAAGCAATGTCAGAGTGTATCGGGACTAGCCGCACCACCGCCAGACGTTATTTAGAGTTCTTGCTGTCCAGTAATGAAGTGGTGGCTGACATTGAGTACGGCACTGTTGGCCGACCAGAGCGCCATTACGTCTTAAGTTAA
- a CDS encoding sensor histidine kinase, with product MKFLTSFKNQGLHNKLAFFSSGVIVLQIAGLGLFSIYYLQQNLEQQIGQKALSVALSLANSHEIKRGLLNHDSASVQQYVDNIRTAIDAKFIVVGDSQGIRYSHPDPNKIGKKMIGGDNDRALLLGQSYTSKARGSLGVSLRGKSPILSSDGKIIGLISVGYLESDIDLIVDKYEYTFFYVFGFVIFSGAWLTLYIAKRYRDEIFGLEPEEIARTYTERKAVLESIPEGIIVTNENDRVTSINPSALKMLGSSDDEHIVGSTLAQLLPDYQSLFSSDSLQSWRDIEVEVNQQTMLMAKTPLIIAGINKGVVIIFRLKDDIEVLSQKLSQVQQFSTMLRVQTHEYSNKLNTIGGLIQIGSVDEALELITSESSGYQQLIAFLIRTVPDPIIAGLILGKYDVAKERNIKFIIDTDSGLTEVPKRIPREKLVTILGNLLENAFDASIANTKQEPKVLLSMTDIGPDLIFEIEDSGNGINDQQIQDIFALGQTTKTDPGHGIGMYLVKNCLKQIGGSLSIAKAKTGGMIMTVYIPKMNSKHLSGEDTQ from the coding sequence ATGAAATTTTTGACCTCTTTTAAAAATCAGGGTTTACACAATAAGTTGGCCTTTTTTTCTTCCGGCGTTATTGTGTTGCAAATTGCCGGCTTAGGCCTGTTTAGTATCTATTACTTGCAACAGAATTTAGAACAGCAAATCGGTCAGAAAGCACTTTCGGTCGCGTTGTCTTTAGCCAATAGCCATGAGATAAAGCGCGGACTGCTCAATCATGACAGTGCTTCGGTGCAACAATATGTCGATAATATTCGCACGGCGATTGATGCAAAGTTTATTGTGGTTGGCGACAGTCAAGGTATTCGATATTCTCACCCTGATCCCAACAAGATCGGTAAAAAGATGATCGGCGGCGACAACGATAGGGCCTTATTGCTTGGTCAGTCTTATACGTCTAAAGCACGGGGGTCACTCGGTGTTTCATTGCGTGGCAAGTCACCGATATTATCTAGCGACGGCAAGATCATCGGTTTAATTTCTGTCGGCTATCTTGAAAGTGATATCGACCTGATTGTTGATAAATACGAATATACATTTTTTTATGTTTTTGGCTTTGTGATTTTTTCTGGTGCCTGGTTAACCCTGTACATTGCCAAACGTTATCGTGATGAAATTTTTGGGTTAGAACCCGAAGAAATAGCCCGAACTTACACCGAACGCAAAGCGGTATTAGAATCTATTCCCGAAGGCATTATCGTGACCAATGAGAACGACCGAGTCACCAGTATTAACCCCAGTGCGTTAAAGATGTTAGGCAGTAGCGATGATGAACACATTGTTGGCTCAACTTTGGCGCAATTATTGCCCGATTATCAATCGCTATTTAGTAGCGATTCACTGCAGTCGTGGCGCGATATCGAGGTCGAAGTCAACCAACAAACCATGCTGATGGCCAAAACGCCATTAATCATTGCCGGTATTAATAAAGGCGTCGTCATTATTTTCAGGCTTAAGGACGACATTGAAGTATTAAGTCAGAAATTGTCCCAAGTGCAACAATTTTCGACCATGTTACGAGTGCAAACTCATGAATATTCTAATAAACTCAATACCATCGGCGGTTTAATTCAAATTGGTTCGGTCGATGAAGCACTTGAGCTTATTACCAGCGAAAGTTCAGGTTATCAGCAACTAATTGCTTTTTTAATTCGCACCGTGCCCGACCCAATTATCGCCGGGTTAATTTTAGGTAAATATGATGTCGCCAAAGAGCGCAATATTAAATTTATCATCGATACTGATAGTGGTTTAACCGAAGTACCCAAGCGGATCCCCAGAGAAAAGCTCGTTACTATTTTGGGCAATCTGCTTGAAAATGCCTTTGACGCCAGCATTGCCAATACCAAACAAGAGCCTAAGGTGCTGTTGTCGATGACAGATATTGGTCCGGATTTAATTTTTGAAATTGAAGACTCCGGTAATGGTATTAATGATCAGCAAATACAAGACATATTTGCTTTAGGCCAAACGACCAAAACTGACCCAGGACACGGTATTGGTATGTACTTGGTCAAAAACTGTCTCAAACAAATAGGCGGTTCGTTGTCGATTGCTAAAGCGAAAACTGGTGGTATGATAATGACCGTTTATATCCCTAAAATGAATTCGAAACACTTATCTGGCGAAGACACCCAATGA